In one Niallia taxi genomic region, the following are encoded:
- a CDS encoding iron ABC transporter ATP-binding protein, producing the protein MVEVKNVSKQYNGKSVLENVSLSIEKGKITSFIGPNGAGKSTLLSIISRLIKGDSGDVLIDGQSVFTTKSNVLAKKISILKQSNHINIRLTVKELVNFGRFPYSQGRLTKEDKAAVAEAISYMELDEIQHKYLDQLSGGQKQRAYIAMVIAQDTEYILLDEPLNNLDMKHSVQIMKVLRRLVNELGKTVVIVIHDINFASVYSDNIVALKNGKLVNDGPADSIINEAVLKDIYEMDMQIEEINNHKICVYFA; encoded by the coding sequence ATGGTAGAGGTCAAGAATGTCAGTAAACAATACAATGGAAAAAGCGTCCTTGAAAATGTATCTCTTTCCATTGAAAAAGGAAAAATCACTTCCTTTATCGGTCCGAACGGTGCAGGGAAAAGTACATTGTTATCAATTATCAGCAGGCTGATTAAAGGTGACAGCGGTGATGTCTTAATTGATGGGCAAAGTGTTTTTACGACAAAAAGCAATGTGCTAGCAAAAAAAATATCCATTCTCAAGCAGAGCAACCACATAAATATTCGGTTAACTGTAAAGGAGCTAGTTAACTTCGGGAGGTTTCCATATTCTCAAGGAAGACTGACGAAAGAGGATAAAGCTGCTGTTGCAGAAGCAATTTCTTATATGGAGCTTGATGAGATACAGCATAAATATTTAGATCAATTGAGCGGCGGCCAAAAGCAAAGAGCATACATTGCAATGGTTATTGCTCAAGATACTGAATATATCTTGCTTGATGAACCGCTGAATAACCTGGATATGAAGCATTCAGTGCAAATCATGAAGGTTCTCAGAAGGCTTGTTAATGAGCTTGGCAAAACAGTGGTTATTGTTATTCATGATATAAATTTTGCCTCTGTCTATTCTGACAATATCGTGGCATTAAAGAATGGCAAACTTGTTAATGATGGACCTGCAGACAGCATTATTAATGAAGCTGTCTTAAAGGATATTTATGAGATGGACATGCAGATAGAGGAAATTAATAATCATAAAATCTGTGTCTATTTTGCTTAA
- a CDS encoding Gfo/Idh/MocA family protein codes for MSVRFGIIGTNWITESFIQAASMVEEFTLAAVYSRSEEKAAAFAQKYNAEQIFTSLTEMAESDKIDAVYIASPNSLHAEQSILFLNNKKHVLTEKAFASNVKQAQAMVKAAKENNVLLMEALKTTMLPNFKVIKENLHKIGKVRRAFASYCQYSSRYDAYKEGNILNAFKPEFSNGALMDIGVYCIYPMVALFGKPESVKASSYMLDSGVDGEGSIIMSYAEMDIVLMYSKITNSLIPSEIQGEDGNILIDQMNTPQKIEIAYRNGEKVDVSIQQKEETMYYEAKEFIDTILAGKSESAINSLDLSVAVIEIMDEVRRQTGIVFPADEK; via the coding sequence ATGAGTGTTCGATTTGGTATTATAGGAACAAACTGGATTACAGAATCATTCATACAAGCAGCAAGCATGGTGGAGGAGTTTACCTTGGCTGCTGTATATTCAAGATCAGAAGAAAAAGCAGCAGCGTTTGCGCAAAAATATAATGCGGAACAAATATTCACAAGTTTGACTGAAATGGCAGAGAGCGACAAAATTGACGCAGTTTATATTGCTAGTCCCAACTCACTGCATGCAGAGCAGTCCATCCTATTTCTAAACAACAAAAAACATGTTTTAACTGAAAAAGCTTTTGCATCCAATGTAAAGCAAGCTCAAGCAATGGTTAAAGCTGCTAAGGAAAATAATGTCCTGTTAATGGAAGCATTAAAAACAACGATGCTGCCAAACTTTAAGGTGATAAAAGAAAATTTACATAAGATAGGGAAAGTTAGGCGAGCTTTTGCGAGCTATTGCCAGTATTCATCAAGATATGATGCTTACAAGGAAGGAAATATCCTTAATGCATTTAAACCAGAATTCTCTAACGGTGCATTGATGGATATCGGTGTTTACTGCATTTATCCAATGGTCGCATTGTTTGGAAAACCAGAGTCGGTTAAAGCATCTAGTTACATGCTGGACAGCGGCGTTGATGGGGAAGGCAGCATCATAATGTCCTATGCAGAAATGGATATTGTGCTGATGTACTCAAAAATAACAAATTCTCTTATCCCATCAGAAATTCAAGGTGAGGATGGCAATATTCTTATCGATCAAATGAATACACCGCAAAAGATAGAAATAGCTTATCGTAATGGGGAAAAAGTTGATGTTTCTATTCAGCAAAAAGAAGAGACTATGTATTACGAGGCAAAGGAATTCATTGATACTATTCTTGCTGGCAAGTCAGAATCTGCCATAAATTCACTTGATTTATCAGTAGCAGTAATTGAAATAATGGATGAAGTGAGAAGACAAACGGGAATTGTGTTCCCAGCAGATGAGAAATAA
- a CDS encoding iron chelate uptake ABC transporter family permease subunit → MNQPKTKLLILSIIAVLLIAVFMLIKVSSVNWEYVMPRRATKVLAICLTGGCIAFSSMVFQTITNNRILTPSILGLDSLYLFIQTFVVFFFGSQSLTMLNSNVNFLLSVGLMIIFSVALYYLFFRKGSQNILLLLLIGIILGSFFSSLSSFMQMLIDPNEFLIVQDKMFASFNSVNTDILTICIVIIAAVALYVSRYSKFFDVMSLGKEQAINLGIDYDRVVRNMLVVVAILVSVSTALVGPITFLGLLVVNLAREFLKTYKHSQLIAGSILLSIIALVGGLLIVERVFTFSTTISVIINFVGGVYFIYLLLKERRAW, encoded by the coding sequence ATGAATCAGCCTAAGACTAAACTTTTAATTCTTTCCATAATAGCTGTACTGCTTATTGCAGTATTCATGCTAATAAAGGTTAGTAGTGTGAACTGGGAATATGTGATGCCAAGGAGAGCAACCAAAGTATTAGCAATATGCTTGACAGGCGGATGTATTGCATTTTCATCAATGGTTTTTCAAACCATTACAAATAACCGAATCTTAACTCCAAGCATTCTTGGACTGGATTCTTTGTACTTATTTATCCAAACATTTGTGGTTTTCTTTTTCGGCTCACAAAGCTTAACGATGCTGAATAGTAATGTCAACTTTCTATTATCAGTTGGGTTGATGATTATTTTCTCAGTTGCTCTGTACTACTTGTTTTTCAGGAAAGGAAGTCAAAATATCCTGCTGCTTCTGCTTATTGGAATCATTCTTGGCAGCTTCTTCTCAAGTCTGTCATCCTTTATGCAGATGCTGATAGATCCGAATGAGTTTCTGATTGTCCAAGATAAAATGTTTGCAAGCTTCAATAGCGTAAATACAGATATATTGACTATTTGCATTGTAATTATTGCAGCTGTTGCTTTATATGTGTCGCGGTATAGTAAATTTTTCGATGTAATGTCACTTGGAAAAGAGCAAGCGATCAATTTGGGGATAGATTATGATCGTGTTGTTAGGAATATGCTTGTTGTCGTGGCAATTTTGGTCAGTGTTTCGACTGCACTTGTCGGACCAATTACCTTTCTAGGGTTGCTGGTTGTAAACCTGGCAAGGGAGTTTCTGAAAACATACAAACATAGCCAGCTTATTGCAGGTTCTATTCTGCTAAGCATTATAGCCCTCGTCGGCGGTTTGCTTATTGTAGAAAGAGTATTTACATTCTCCACAACAATCAGTGTCATCATCAACTTTGTCGGCGGCGTTTATTTCATCTATTTATTGTTAAAGGAGAGAAGAGCATGGTAG
- a CDS encoding siderophore ABC transporter substrate-binding protein, which produces MKKKLTILFLALVMAVLAACGNTSTSSNSSDEAKAAEEITVKHELGEAKVKANPKKVVVFDMGILDTLDKLGVEVAGVPQENLPEYLSKYEDSKYTNVGGLKEPDLEAISELAPDVIFISGRQSAAYEDLSEIAPTVYVGVDTTKYMDSFKQNMELVGQIFGKEDAVKEELASIDETITALNDKAKAVEGKSLVVLVNDGSVSAYGSGSRFGIIHDVFGLAQADEKIEASTHGQSISFEYIADKNPEYLFVVDRGAVVGGESSAAKVLDNELVNGTDAAKEGHIIYLNPSYWYLSGGGLVSTEEMAKEIDAGISK; this is translated from the coding sequence TTGAAGAAAAAATTAACGATTCTTTTTCTAGCATTAGTTATGGCTGTTTTGGCAGCATGTGGTAATACATCTACTAGCAGCAATTCATCTGACGAAGCAAAAGCAGCAGAAGAAATAACAGTTAAACATGAGCTTGGAGAAGCTAAAGTAAAAGCAAATCCAAAAAAAGTGGTTGTTTTTGATATGGGTATTTTGGATACATTAGACAAATTAGGTGTAGAAGTAGCAGGTGTACCTCAGGAAAATCTGCCAGAATATCTATCAAAATATGAAGATAGCAAATATACAAATGTTGGTGGTCTTAAAGAACCAGACTTAGAGGCAATCAGCGAACTAGCTCCAGATGTTATCTTTATTTCTGGCAGACAATCAGCAGCATATGAAGACTTAAGCGAAATTGCACCAACTGTTTATGTAGGTGTTGATACAACTAAATATATGGATTCATTTAAGCAAAACATGGAATTAGTTGGACAAATCTTCGGAAAAGAAGATGCAGTGAAGGAAGAATTAGCAAGCATTGATGAAACAATTACAGCACTTAATGACAAAGCAAAAGCAGTAGAAGGCAAGTCTTTAGTTGTATTAGTGAATGACGGCAGTGTGAGCGCATATGGATCTGGGTCAAGATTTGGAATCATCCATGATGTATTCGGTTTAGCACAAGCAGATGAAAAGATTGAAGCATCAACACATGGACAAAGTATCTCATTTGAGTATATTGCAGATAAAAATCCAGAATATCTATTCGTAGTGGATAGAGGAGCTGTTGTTGGCGGTGAATCATCTGCAGCTAAAGTGTTAGATAATGAACTTGTTAATGGTACAGATGCTGCTAAAGAAGGTCATATCATATACTTGAATCCTAGCTATTGGTACCTGTCAGGTGGAGGTCTAGTGTCAACAGAAGAAATGGCAAAAGAAATCGATGCTGGCATTTCAAAATAA
- the qoxB gene encoding cytochrome aa3 quinol oxidase subunit I, whose protein sequence is MDIKWNEILVKGDPLILGSQIGIALTMIGALVLITYLKKWRYLWDEWITTVDHKRIGIMYIIVAVLMFFRGGIDGLMMKAQTAAPDMKFLDAQHYDEVFTTHGVIMILFMAMPALIGLMNVVIPLQIGARDVAFPQLNALSFWLTFSGAMLFNISFVVGGSPDAGWTSYFPLAGKEFTPGVGNNYYAIGLQIAGAGTLMTGINFVVTILKMRTKGMTLMKMPMFTWTALLTNVLIIFAFPILTVALALMTFDRMFGTHFFTVSGGGNAMLWNNLFWLWGHPEVYIVVLPAFGMFSEIISTFSRKTLYGYKSMIISIVGIAILSFVVWVHHFYTMGSGPVVNSVFSITTMLIAVPTGVKIFNWLFTMRKGRIQFTTAMLWSLAFIPTFTIGGVTGVMLAMAAADYQYHNTLFLVAHFHYVLIPGVVYAVFAGFYYWWPKMFGHALNERLGKWHFWLFNIGFNLTFMPMFFLGLKGAVRRSYTFSVESGFAPLFALSAVGSLILAAGFAVLVYNIYWSARYAKRNISTDPWDARTLEWHTASPVQFYNFAQLPEVKTLDAFWHMKKKDKDALVLKENELEEIHMPSNSGLPFIMCVIFGAAGFFMVFEWIPLAAIAAAFIFVGLLVRSFDYNDGYHVKVDDIKKIERAWRDEK, encoded by the coding sequence ATGGACATTAAGTGGAATGAAATCCTTGTTAAAGGAGACCCGTTGATCCTTGGCTCCCAAATCGGTATCGCATTGACGATGATTGGTGCTTTAGTTCTAATCACGTATTTGAAAAAATGGCGTTACCTATGGGATGAATGGATCACAACTGTCGATCATAAACGTATTGGTATAATGTACATTATTGTTGCGGTATTAATGTTCTTCCGTGGCGGTATTGATGGTTTAATGATGAAAGCACAAACAGCAGCACCAGACATGAAGTTCTTGGATGCACAGCATTATGATGAAGTATTTACAACACATGGTGTTATCATGATCTTGTTCATGGCGATGCCTGCTTTAATTGGTCTTATGAACGTTGTTATTCCATTGCAAATTGGAGCACGTGACGTTGCGTTCCCACAATTGAACGCTTTGAGCTTCTGGCTAACTTTCTCAGGAGCAATGCTTTTCAATATTTCTTTCGTAGTCGGTGGTTCTCCAGATGCTGGTTGGACATCGTACTTCCCGCTTGCAGGTAAAGAATTTACACCTGGAGTAGGTAATAACTATTACGCAATAGGCTTGCAGATTGCAGGGGCAGGTACATTGATGACAGGTATTAACTTTGTTGTCACAATCCTGAAAATGCGTACAAAAGGCATGACATTAATGAAAATGCCTATGTTTACTTGGACTGCTTTATTGACAAACGTTTTAATCATTTTTGCATTCCCAATTCTTACTGTTGCTTTAGCATTGATGACTTTTGACCGTATGTTCGGTACACATTTCTTCACTGTTTCAGGAGGAGGAAATGCAATGCTTTGGAACAACCTATTCTGGCTATGGGGACATCCTGAAGTTTATATCGTTGTTCTGCCTGCATTTGGTATGTTCTCAGAGATTATTTCGACTTTCTCAAGAAAAACATTATATGGATATAAATCTATGATTATTTCTATTGTCGGAATTGCAATCTTGAGTTTCGTTGTTTGGGTTCACCATTTCTACACAATGGGATCTGGACCAGTCGTTAACTCAGTATTTTCTATTACGACAATGTTAATCGCTGTTCCTACAGGGGTTAAGATTTTCAACTGGCTGTTTACAATGAGAAAAGGCCGCATCCAGTTTACAACTGCAATGCTATGGTCACTTGCTTTCATTCCGACCTTCACTATTGGTGGGGTAACAGGGGTTATGCTTGCAATGGCTGCAGCTGACTATCAATACCATAATACTTTATTCCTAGTAGCTCACTTCCATTATGTGTTGATTCCAGGGGTAGTATACGCGGTATTTGCAGGATTCTATTACTGGTGGCCAAAGATGTTCGGTCACGCATTAAACGAACGTCTTGGAAAATGGCATTTCTGGTTGTTCAACATTGGTTTCAACTTAACATTTATGCCTATGTTCTTCCTAGGCTTAAAAGGTGCAGTAAGACGTTCTTACACATTCTCTGTAGAGTCAGGGTTTGCACCATTATTCGCACTTTCCGCAGTAGGTTCATTGATTCTTGCGGCTGGATTCGCAGTATTAGTTTACAACATCTACTGGAGTGCACGTTATGCAAAACGCAATATTTCTACAGATCCATGGGATGCAAGAACTCTAGAATGGCATACAGCTTCACCTGTACAATTCTATAACTTTGCACAATTGCCTGAAGTTAAAACATTAGATGCTTTCTGGCACATGAAGAAGAAAGACAAAGATGCGTTAGTACTAAAAGAAAATGAATTAGAAGAAATTCATATGCCGAGCAATTCTGGGCTTCCATTTATCATGTGTGTAATCTTTGGCGCTGCCGGATTCTTCATGGTATTCGAGTGGATTCCTCTAGCAGCAATTGCGGCTGCATTTATATTTGTTGGCTTACTTGTTCGTTCATTTGATTATAATGACGGCTACCACGTGAAAGTCGACGACATCAAGAAAATTGAGCGTGCATGGAGGGATGAAAAATAA
- the qoxC gene encoding cytochrome aa3 quinol oxidase subunit III — translation MAKVDTSLPLEYQTEQNRLNIFGFWIFLGAEIVLFASLFAAHGSLYNAFADGPTPKDLFILKDVMIETMLLLTSSFTCGIAIWYMRRNNLKGLLIWLIITLLLGAGFVFFEVTEFIHYVHEGAKMQTSAYFSSFFVLLGTHGLHVSIGIGWAIAVIIQLAKRGLTPTTARKTFIISLYWHFLDVVWIFIFTFVYLARMV, via the coding sequence ATGGCTAAAGTAGATACTTCTTTACCGTTGGAGTACCAAACGGAACAGAACCGTCTTAATATCTTTGGTTTCTGGATCTTCCTAGGTGCTGAAATAGTCTTATTTGCATCATTGTTCGCCGCACACGGTTCTCTATACAATGCTTTTGCAGATGGACCTACTCCTAAAGATTTGTTTATATTAAAAGACGTTATGATTGAAACAATGCTACTATTAACAAGTAGTTTCACATGCGGTATTGCTATCTGGTATATGCGCCGCAATAATTTGAAAGGCTTGTTAATTTGGCTTATCATTACTTTATTGCTTGGTGCTGGGTTCGTATTCTTCGAGGTGACTGAGTTCATCCATTATGTTCATGAAGGTGCGAAAATGCAGACAAGCGCATATTTCTCAAGCTTCTTTGTTCTGTTAGGAACACACGGACTTCACGTTTCTATCGGTATTGGCTGGGCGATTGCGGTAATTATCCAATTGGCTAAACGTGGATTGACACCTACGACTGCGCGTAAAACGTTTATTATCAGCTTATATTGGCACTTCTTAGACGTTGTGTGGATCTTCATCTTCACATTCGTTTATCTAGCAAGGATGGTGTAA
- the qoxA gene encoding cytochrome aa3 quinol oxidase subunit II, whose protein sequence is MKSKKGLLLSLLAILPIFVLSGCESMVVFDPKGPVAKSIMDLINWSLIFMAIIVIVVFGLFGYIVWKYRAKPENEGYEPPEEHGSTVLEIVWTVIPFLIIIALTIPTVKTIYAVEDIPKNYEDQEPVVINVTSADWKWIFSYPEEGIETVNYVKIPAGVPIEFKLTSAGTMQSFWVPQLAGQKYTMYGAETELYLVADHTGEYLGQNTNFNGKGYAEMQFNVEAETQDDYNAWVDEVKDTAPKLTEDKYKELLKPTHLGRMTFSNTHLEWIDHGKGGTSNYYLNPELYKVHGYQGKIFDHEDADSEEKTDGGEH, encoded by the coding sequence ATGAAGTCAAAAAAAGGCTTATTATTATCACTTCTAGCGATTTTGCCAATTTTTGTACTTAGCGGCTGTGAGAGTATGGTTGTATTTGATCCAAAAGGCCCTGTAGCTAAAAGCATTATGGATTTAATTAACTGGTCGCTTATCTTTATGGCAATTATCGTAATAGTTGTTTTTGGTTTGTTCGGTTACATTGTTTGGAAATACCGTGCTAAACCTGAAAATGAAGGGTATGAACCGCCAGAGGAGCACGGAAGTACAGTGCTTGAAATTGTCTGGACTGTTATTCCTTTCTTAATCATTATTGCTTTGACAATTCCAACTGTCAAAACAATTTATGCAGTAGAAGATATTCCAAAGAATTACGAAGATCAGGAACCAGTTGTGATTAATGTCACATCTGCAGACTGGAAATGGATTTTCAGTTATCCAGAAGAGGGAATTGAAACTGTGAACTACGTTAAAATCCCTGCTGGTGTTCCGATTGAATTTAAATTGACTTCTGCTGGAACAATGCAATCTTTCTGGGTTCCACAGCTTGCTGGTCAAAAATACACAATGTATGGAGCTGAAACAGAGCTATACTTAGTTGCAGATCATACAGGTGAATATTTAGGCCAAAACACAAACTTCAACGGTAAAGGATATGCAGAAATGCAATTCAACGTAGAAGCTGAAACACAAGATGATTACAATGCTTGGGTAGATGAAGTAAAAGATACTGCTCCTAAGTTAACAGAAGATAAATATAAAGAATTGTTGAAGCCTACGCATTTAGGACGCATGACATTCTCTAATACACATTTAGAATGGATTGATCATGGTAAAGGCGGAACTTCTAACTATTACTTGAACCCTGAATTGTACAAAGTTCATGGTTACCAAGGTAAAATCTTCGATCATGAAGATGCAGACAGCGAAGAGAAAACTGATGGGGGTGAGCATTGA
- the qoxD gene encoding cytochrome aa3 quinol oxidase subunit IV: MAKHNSSFPTGHVAGFIVSILLTFATVGAVRYTDLPFVTIMWIIGSLAVIQALLQLFMFMHLTEGEGKMQLINIFYAFFCAIVVAAGTIWVMTSGHVHY, from the coding sequence ATGGCTAAACATAATAGCAGTTTTCCAACTGGCCACGTTGCAGGGTTCATCGTTTCTATATTGCTGACTTTTGCAACAGTAGGTGCTGTAAGATATACAGATTTGCCGTTTGTGACAATCATGTGGATTATTGGTTCTTTAGCAGTAATTCAAGCATTGCTTCAACTTTTCATGTTCATGCATTTGACTGAAGGGGAAGGCAAAATGCAATTAATCAATATTTTCTATGCGTTCTTCTGTGCGATTGTTGTCGCTGCAGGAACAATTTGGGTAATGACATCTGGACATGTTCATTACTAA
- a CDS encoding ABC transporter permease, with product MKIRYLSIMLVLLSIASLFIGVIDINPLSIFQLTEDQKEILLISRFPRLISIIIAGISLSICGLIMQQITRNKFVSPTTAGTMDWARFGILIALMMFTTATPIVKMLVAFVFALLGTFLFMQILNRIKFKDAIFIPLVGLMLGNIISSITTFFSMKHDLVQNMSSWLQGDFSLIMEGRYELLYISIPVVIVAYLYANKFTIAGMGEEFSKNLGLNHKRVVNIGLVIVALVSSVVLLTVGMIPFLGLIIPNIVSLYKGDNLKNSLTHTALLGANFVLICDILGRVIIYPYEISIGVMVGVIGSAIFLYLLVRRKTYESA from the coding sequence ATGAAGATAAGATATTTAAGCATCATGTTAGTACTGTTATCGATTGCCTCCTTGTTTATAGGAGTAATTGATATTAATCCTCTAAGTATATTTCAATTAACAGAGGATCAGAAAGAAATTTTATTAATCAGCAGATTTCCTCGTCTAATAAGTATTATTATTGCAGGTATAAGCTTAAGCATTTGCGGACTAATTATGCAACAAATCACTAGAAATAAATTCGTGTCCCCAACGACTGCAGGGACAATGGACTGGGCAAGATTTGGCATCCTTATTGCGCTAATGATGTTCACTACTGCAACCCCAATTGTTAAGATGCTTGTTGCCTTCGTTTTTGCATTGCTTGGTACATTCTTGTTCATGCAAATATTAAATCGGATAAAATTCAAGGATGCTATATTTATTCCACTTGTTGGTTTAATGCTTGGAAACATAATTAGCTCGATTACAACATTCTTTTCTATGAAGCATGATCTTGTGCAAAACATGTCATCATGGCTCCAAGGTGATTTCTCACTGATTATGGAAGGAAGATACGAGTTACTTTACATAAGTATTCCAGTAGTCATTGTCGCATACCTATATGCAAATAAATTCACAATTGCTGGAATGGGTGAGGAATTCTCAAAGAATTTAGGTCTAAACCATAAGAGAGTTGTTAATATCGGACTTGTCATTGTGGCGCTTGTATCATCAGTTGTTTTGCTTACAGTCGGCATGATTCCATTCTTAGGTCTCATCATTCCTAATATAGTTTCCCTTTACAAGGGCGATAACTTGAAGAATAGCTTAACACATACAGCATTATTAGGAGCAAATTTCGTTCTTATATGCGACATACTTGGACGGGTTATCATTTATCCATATGAAATCTCGATAGGTGTGATGGTTGGGGTTATCGGAAGTGCTATCTTCCTTTATTTATTGGTAAGGAGAAAAACGTATGAATCAGCCTAA